The region ATCCCAGCCAAATGCGGAAAGAGACACCGCAAATGCTTGCAATTAATGTTAAGTACAGGAGACTGAGACAAAgattttcttcctgttttacaaatcaaaatgtcaatgcaggagACATTTATAAAACTATTAGCTTTTCTTTTCTAATATTTCATACCTGACCAAAATGGTGTGGATCCCAAGTGCAAAGAAACAGGCTAGTGGCCAGATGTACTTCCCAGTCTGGGACAGTGAGTAAACCACTGGTCCACAAGGTCTACCACAGTGTTTATTTGTTAATCTAATTTCTTCCAGTATTTACAGCAGTGGTGAAGTTTATACTGTAAATGCATTGCTGTAGCAAAATTGGCgctactgtattttttttccgtTGTCATTAATGAAAGAGGGATGCTGATTTCGCTGTTTGCCACGCCCCTTCAGGCTGGCCATGGCTCAGGAGGCAGCGACGCAGTACGAGCGCGTGGCAGAGATTGGAGGCGGGGCCTATGGCACGGTGTACAAGGCCCGGGACCGGCTGAGCGGCCAGTTCGTGGCGCTGAAGAGCGTTCGGGTCCAGACGGACCAGGACGGTCTCCCTCTGTCCACGGTCCGCGAGGTGGCCCTGCTGAAGCGGCTGGAGCAGTTTGACCATCCCAACGTGGTCAAGTAAGACGACACCGCTCTCTCGGACTCACAGTACCGCTCAAGTTCCCTcacagtcactcattcactcactgtgCCGCTCTCTCAGACGCACAGTGCCGCTCAAGTTCCCTcacagtcactcattcactcactgtgCCGCTCTCTCAGACGCACAGTGCCGCTCAAGTTCCCTcacagtcactcattcactcactgtgCCGCTCTCTCAGACGCACAGTGCCGCTCAAGTTCCCTCACAgttactcattcactcactgtgCCGCTCTCTCAGACTCACAGTGCCGCTCAAGGTCCCTCACAgttactcattcactcactgtgCCGCTCAAGGTCCCTCACAgttactcattcactcactgtgCCACTCACAGCGCTGCTTAtgatcactcagtcactcacagcgCTGCTTAtgatcactcagtcactcacagtgCTGCTTAtgatcactcagtcactcacagtgCTGCTTATGATCGCTCAGTCATTCACAGCGATGCTTAtgatcactcagtcactcacagcgCTACTTACAATTACTCACAGTGCTGCTTAcgatcactcagtcactcacagtgCTGCTTACGATCACTCACAGTGCTGCTTAtgatcactcagtcactcacagcgCTGCTTATGATCACTCACAGCGCTGTTTATGATCACTCAGTCAATCACAGTGCTGCTTAtgatcactcagtcactcacagcgCTGCTTAtgatcactcagtcactcacagcgCTACTTACGATCACTCACAGCGCTGCTTACGATCACTCACAGTGTCACTTGCAGTTGCTCACACCGCCGCTCACAGCCACTCCCACTGCCAAACAGTCATGGGCTCAGACAAGTGTGTTCTGCGCTGTGCTTTGCatcgctctcccccccccccccccccccccgggttctGTTGTGGCCCCTCCCTGATCTTTCTCTGGCCTGCGTGTTTGCCCCAGGCTGATGGACGTTTGCGCCACCCTGCGCACGGACCAGGAGACGAAGGTGACCCTCGTCTTCGAGCACGTGGATCAGGACCTCAAGACCTACCTGGAGAAGGCTCCATCTCCTGGGCTTCCTGCCAGCCAGATCCAGGTGAGATGAGCATGTGACCGCATGACTGACCTATCACACGGCTGCTTTCCAGAATCTGCCTCCAAGGACTTTGGGGTTTAGTTTATGGCTGTCAGATTATAGATAGTTGTGACTTTAAAGTTTGATAGTTTTCTGGTGAAGTTTATGCATTTGATAGTGGAGTGCTCTCATGTAGCTGAATCTTGAAAGTGTTTAGTCGCAAATGTCAGGCAATTGCGTGGTCGTAGAGGGGTGAACTGCAAGTGTATTGTGGTTTATAAGTGCCAGGGTGGCCTAGCCCTGGTTGTAGAAGGGTAGTCTAGCTTGTTTCTGTTGTTCCTTAACACGTAATTGATCAAATAAAGCAGCTGATTAGTTAACTCGCCTTACATTGTTTTCTTGGTTTAAATTTGTTGATTTTAAAGAGAAAgtccagcagaccctgcagatCGCCTGAATCAATGGTGGCCACCCCTGTATAAGTGCATCCAGATATGTTCTCTGGATGTTGCCATGGCTTTGGGTCGCTCAAGGTGCTCTTTAAATTCGGTGTTGAAATGAGATGAAGACGCGCTCAGTGACGGAAGCCGGCTGCCATCTTTGTTGACAGGACCTAATGCGGCAGTTGCTGTGCGGGCTGGCCTTCCTCCACTCCAACTGCATCGTCCACCGCGACCTGAAGCCGGAGAACATCCTGGTGACCAGCCGAGGACAGGTCAAGCTGGCCGATTTCGGACTCGCCCGCATCTACAGCTGCCACATGGCCCTCACCCCAGTGGTAAATGCACCTCGAGGGCAccagcgctcacacacgcacatgcacgaacgcacaaacaaacacacacacacacacacgaacacacgcacaacTGGAATGGACAAGGGTACAAATACAGAATGTGCTACAAAAATGCATATGTGGTTTCTCCCTttgcgccccccacccccgccctctTAGGTGGTCACTCTGTGGTACCGCGCCCCCGAGGTTCTCCTGCAGTCGTCCTACGCCACTCCGGTCGACATCTGGAGCACCGGCTGCATCTTCGCCGAGATGTTTCGACGCAAGTGAGTCGTCCCCCGGGACCGAGGATGAAGGGGTTTGGGTTTGGTGTTCGGAGACTTGAGAACGGATTTAAACTCTTCTCTGTGGCGAGACCCTCTGCTGCCCCCCAGTGGTCAGATGAAGCAAGTGCCGCAGGCCCTGTTGTCTGTGGTCCATCGATAAAAGGGGGCCTGAGAGAGGCCGTGCTTATCAATCTCGCTCAACGCCAACTGCCGCAACGGCCAGCCCAGCCTGAGGGAGGGTCAGCCCCGGCCCCGTTAATCTCAAACTCGAACCGCGGCACCACTACTGCAGCTCGCCATACCGTGCTGCTGAGCTCTATGGCTTCGTGGAGTTTGCGGTAAATCGGGTTACGATTGGCTAGTTTCAGCCATTGCTTTGTGTGGAATTTCAGTAACATGTCTTTGGCACCTGTCCCCTGCAGGCTGAAAAATATATTAGAAACCAGGGGCCCCCAAAACTCCTTTTAGTCCCGtagtgtgggtttttttttgttgcaactGTCAAAATTTGAATCCCCTGGATATAAGGAGGCTTTGGTCAAGTTCTCTTATGAatgattttgtttgttgatCTGCCTTTTGAGGTCTGTGTCGCTGTGTCACAGATTGTCTGCCGTGGGGAGtgagtgtgcttttttttttttaacttcctgATGAATCATCAGTTCTCAGAAGACCGTTGCAGCTCTTTCCTGCAGCTTTGCCTAGCGATGCTTGTAGAACAGAGGTGACTAACTGCAGCCCTCAGCTTTTTCTTGCGACGCTTGTAGGACAGAGATGACTAACTCCAGTCCTGACAGGGCTGCAGCGTCTGCGGGTATTTTGGGTTTCCTTTGATCAGCTGCTAGTATAGGCCTTGAAGAAAGCCAtgtggactcttcagccaatcggTGACGTGAATGACCGCTTAAGTGCTGAAATGCATcgaaagccagcagacactgcagccctctgggactggagtCTGACCATCCTTTCTCTAGAAAGAGTGAATTTGATTGACGGACAGAAGGAATCTTACTGgaattcctcccccccccccctctttattCTCGTCTGTCTCAGGCCCTTGTTCCGCGGAGAGTCAGAAGTGGATCAGCTGGGAAAGATTTTTGAGTGAGTATCGGGCCCGGTGTGGATTTTGAGTGCCGTTAGCCACTTCCGCGCGCGACCGCCTGGCTGCTGGCGCTAACCCGCTTTGGTTTTCCGGATCCTTCTGCAGAGTGATCGGCCTACCGGCAGAAGAGGACTGGCCCGCTGATGTCACGCTGTCACAGCGCAACTTCGGCCCGCTCAGCCACCGTCCAATCACTGACTTTGTTCCTGAGAtcagccaccagggggcagactTGCTGCTGGTAAGACAACGGTGCACTGGTttgagggaggtggagaggatgTGGAGTCGGTGGGCCCGACCAATGGTTAAACGGCTTTCTGTAGGGATAAATCGACCAATGATATTATTTGACACTGCTGGTGCTAACATGCTACTGTGCGCTCCTTTTCTAGTGGATGTGTCCTAATCAAAcattggctcttttttttttttttacccacttCAATTTTCCAAAGTAGTATCTTTTTATATGTGATGACCaattaaatgtttgtaaaaCTTTGAAAATGGCATTCAAGTGCATTATTCATTAATGATTATAATGACGTCACCTTATCTGTTTTAAAGTAAAGGAAATCACATTGCAGGAGCAGCATATTATGGGTCAAGCCTTTCCAATTATTCACTGGAATGTGTTAGCCAAATGTTTTGCATTACTGACCTTTGGCTACATGGCGATCCACTCTGAGGATATGTTGGGTTAATAGCAGATGGAAAAGTAAGCTATTGAAATGCAGTTTGTGTCTGGTTGTATCTTCGACTGTTTCTAAatgtgtttccccccccctcccctcccctcccctcccacaggagatgttgacctttgaccccctaCGACGAATCTCAGCCCTGAACGCATTGGACCATCTGTATTTTCAGGAGGGGTGATGATGTCTGGCGttggaaggggaggggtttgATGAACAAAGTCGGTAAAGGGTGGAGTGGAAGAAAGGGTTAATTGCACCTGTGGGGAACGTAACAGGAGGACAGTGAGCCGTAGGTGCAACTTGAACGCCAGTGGTTTCTGGATTTGGAACAATGCAATCCCTCGTATCTATGCCCTAGTTCGTTCTTCAGGAAAGCCTGCGGGACTCCTAATGGTGCTCCATCATAATATACTGCCTTATAAGAAGCAAGGGAACATTCCGTTTGAGAAAAAAGGGGTTGAGAGTGAGACAGACTTAACACTGGGATGGAAAAGTGAGGGAAACACTTTTGAGTTTGGGACCAATTTGTGGGAGGAGGAATCCCAAAGCAACCAGCAAACTGCTGCTGGCATTCAGGCAACATGTGTCCTCGACCTTGACCGAGTGAAaattcaaggttttttttcttcacaagaaAATTTTGTTGTGTagagaaatcacaaaaaattgCCAAACTGAGTTAATGAAGAAAGACATTTACTTGCAGGTCAAAGTTCAGAGCGCacatgttgattgaatgcaaGTCTGAGTATCACTAACGGCCCTTGGTTGTCTTTTAAtcctatattttatatttttaaggaATATCTGTGGGAATAACGGCAAGTGATATTAactctgctttttttgttttgttttgggagtcatttcaaacatttcaacGGCTCAATTGGTTGAGTGGGGGAAATGCGCGTGGTGCGTTGGCCGCGCACACTGACGTCTTTGTGGACGGAGATCGAGCCGAACAGCGTTTCTGTCTGAGCACACCCGTCAGTCCTAGCTGCATTCCTGCGTTTCGCTCCGCTCATAACTTTGGGGAAAACATTCCATCACTTGCTAACCAAAACATGGGTATTGATTCAACGTAACGCAAAGTTAATGTTTTGATATTACCATGGTTATTAAATGCTGCTTTCCTTTCACTTCCCGTTGTACGAGGAATGATTTCTTCCACAGGGTTGCCACTTGTCcttgaattatttgaaaaagcaCTTCATTATCAGTGTGGAAAATTCAAGGGTCCGAAAGTTCCTTATTGTATtggttaatattatttttttttaatttttgcgACAGGTTTTCCATAGCTATTTATCTTGAGCAGTAACATTTCAAAGGTCTGTTTCCAAAGCATGGAATATAACCAACAAACTGGTTGGTGTTAGAATGTAATTTTCATTCCAAAGCAAACTTTTCTTTAACTAGTCCAAGCCAATTTACAAAAAAGATCTTTTATAAAGGAGCAGATAGTCCTTCATCCTTATgtatcttttcctttttcttcagAAGGGAAAAGAAGAGAATGAGACAGTGGAGAAAGTAATTTGAGCGGACACGCCTCCCGGTCGAGTCAGTCTCCCAGAGCCTCAGAAACTGAAAGCTGCTCTTGAGTGCATTTAAGTTCCAGAATTCCGCACAACAAATCATGTGGGTAACTAAAGAAAAGAATCGGTCTCAGAATCGTGTAGGCCAGACGCCCCTCTGAGCAACTGCAGCCCAGTTCCTCCCGGCATTCGGTTCAGTGGAATTAAGACCATTGGAATGGTCAGAGTAATCGGTAATGGAATTTTGCCCAACCCTGTGCTAAAGGCTACCCTACCAGTCATTCTCCGATGAGTCCAAGCTGTGTGCACAAGCAAGTTCACTATCAGTGCTGAGTCTCTGGAGGACAGGAGGAACAGGGTCCACCCCGTGGCTGAACTCTACACCCATCAAGCTTTCAACGCctgcaataaaatatttctgtgtacGAACAATCTATGGGTCACAGTAGACCCCAGAAGAGGAGTGTACGTGCTTTAGCCGCAGTAATCTATTGTGGGATGGGGTGCAGAGTTGACCCCCCAAAGGCACTTAGCTCAAAATTTGAGGGCCGACGACAATTGCAAGAAGGCAACTCAAAGAACCCGTTTAGGATCTTGACATTTTTtaataggggaaaaaaattcaattcagcAGGAAAACAAGTACAGTGTGCCCAGAGATGGGTTTCACgtaaaaaacaaagacaaatgtaCAAGGTGATATACTGCAAACAAAGGGAATATTACCCCACATCACTCCAACTCCTCCTGCCACACATTTGCTTGCCCAACAACCCAGTACCGTCagttcaataaattaaaaataaacgcCTAAATGAGTTGCTTCTAAGGTCTCTGTCTGATAAGTCTTTACTTCCAGTTAAAGGTGGGGAACATGTTCAAAACCCGAGATCGATTCGGATGGCAACGCACCacggaagccattttgttagagggggctgatgggagctGGAGTCCAGAGATTGTCAAAGATGCTTGAAAAAATCAAGCCGTGGACCTAGTCTCCCACTGCTGTCAAACGTCTCACGATGCCGTCGTCTTAACGCGTCCCGGGTCTCTGAGCCTCAcccctgcagctgctggatgCGTGGAGGCCGAGGACCAATCTCTGCCAAGAACACACGCTGGACATTGTGAACAGTATGATGTAGAGGAAAAAAATCGCAATGGCCCAGCTGCAACCACTAGCCGATTTAGCACTTTGTAACGAACGCCATGACAAGTATCATGCGACTGTTACACGGAGACCAGCGTTAAACAGGACTGCTCCATATCTGTAAGCCACGCTAACTGCAGTCGACCGATTTCAGACTTTACACTGGGTGTGATACCTGGTTCATGTCCAGACGATATGAAATGGAGGCTGTTAGAAAGCCGGTTGGTTCCCAAAAGGAAACCTGGCGGCAGTTTGTGACGTTCTACGGAACGCCACCGTTTTCCTACAGCGGTTACATTACTGAGTATTTCATACAAACGTGATTTCCAATCTTGATCGCAGTccgaaaaaaaattgaaatgaagtCTCCCCATAGTAAAACATTAGCATTAAAGAATGTCCACTTGTTACATAATTTaatgtacatacaaacacattttcactcgCATTGGGATACAAGGTGTGTGTTAAATTAGAAAATTGTTGCTTACCAACCCAAATACTCCCATGTTAACCAGCTTGCAACCTGACCAGAACTACCGTTTTTCAGATTTGGCAATATTCTTCTGCAGTACCAACAAGTTCAGAAACAAAAGTGCCAttaagggaaaacaaaacactgatgTAAATAAGAACACTCAAATTACACATTtggcaaaaataacaatgaatattaataacattaaggaaaaaaagtacatcaagttttttttcttttagaatcCAACTAGGATCTAAGCCTACCCATCCTCAGTTACCCTAGCGACGGCTTTCAGTGCGAACTGCTGGGAGTTTGGAAAACCCCACTTCCTCACAACTAATGATATTGTCTTTTGGCCTACCAACTGAAGGACAAATTCCCATGCAACTAGCTTAAACATACTCAAAAAAACTTATCTAACGTCCTAATTGCTGTAAAATCATGGCAATAATTACACTtcgttttaaaatgtacatttgaggAGTCTGTCTTATGAGGCTTGTGGAAATGCAGAATCTGAGAGAAGTTGTTATTTTAAGCTACTGTACAAGAGAGCAGGAAAGGTGTGGGGACTGGGATTGTTCTGGTCTTTTCCAATGCTCCTTGAAGCTGTACAAGAACACTGCAGCCCCCATTGGACTGAGGAGAGGAAAACAACATGGCTGGAAACTATGATCTACTGTTTAGGTTTAACTGCACAGGGAAAGACACATCGTTTAGGAATGCAGACCAATACCCAGATAAGCATTTTCAATTTAACAGGCTCATATAAAGGAACACTTCATACTATAATCCAgttaacataaaacaaaacaccatATTGAGGAACGAAGCCGCATTCgtacaacagcagcaaaatgaaaaatataccAAGTGGGGTTATAATAGGATCCCACCTTCGTGAAAAAGGATTCAAGCATGCCTCTTACAGTAAACTGAAGGCAACATTAATTGTATTCCACCTCTACTGGGGAATTAGGATGAAAGAATTAAGTAAGGGAAACGGACCGAGACAGTGTCTTAAACCCTTTATGCATTACTTGTCCGATAAGCGAGGAGGACACCCCTAGTCTTCGTACTGTAGCAATTCACGTTACGGTACCTTGTAGGAGCAACTACTTCCTGCGTGTTAAGCATGTAGAGGGCTTTTTCCACTTCGGCTAATTTACCAAATTCAAAAAATCTCAACGAAAAGAGCCCCTGAGAAAAGAGGGAGCAGGCTACAGGAATAGCGTGCGGTTATGCCAAGTTAGACGCGTCCGTGGGGTCGTCGCCGAGGAAACGGGCTTGGCTCCGCCCTTCTCCCGTAGGCCGGGTTAGCCGCGGGTCTCACGGCGCGACCGTCagagcggggagggagggagagaaagagggagagagagagaggg is a window of Anguilla anguilla isolate fAngAng1 chromosome 13, fAngAng1.pri, whole genome shotgun sequence DNA encoding:
- the cdk4 gene encoding cyclin-dependent kinase 4 isoform X1; translated protein: MLAMAQEAATQYERVAEIGGGAYGTVYKARDRLSGQFVALKSVRVQTDQDGLPLSTVREVALLKRLEQFDHPNVVKLMDVCATLRTDQETKVTLVFEHVDQDLKTYLEKAPSPGLPASQIQDLMRQLLCGLAFLHSNCIVHRDLKPENILVTSRGQVKLADFGLARIYSCHMALTPVVVTLWYRAPEVLLQSSYATPVDIWSTGCIFAEMFRRKPLFRGESEVDQLGKIFEVIGLPAEEDWPADVTLSQRNFGPLSHRPITDFVPEISHQGADLLLEMLTFDPLRRISALNALDHLYFQEG
- the cdk4 gene encoding cyclin-dependent kinase 4 isoform X2 translates to MAQEAATQYERVAEIGGGAYGTVYKARDRLSGQFVALKSVRVQTDQDGLPLSTVREVALLKRLEQFDHPNVVKLMDVCATLRTDQETKVTLVFEHVDQDLKTYLEKAPSPGLPASQIQDLMRQLLCGLAFLHSNCIVHRDLKPENILVTSRGQVKLADFGLARIYSCHMALTPVVVTLWYRAPEVLLQSSYATPVDIWSTGCIFAEMFRRKPLFRGESEVDQLGKIFEVIGLPAEEDWPADVTLSQRNFGPLSHRPITDFVPEISHQGADLLLEMLTFDPLRRISALNALDHLYFQEG